A DNA window from Impatiens glandulifera chromosome 7, dImpGla2.1, whole genome shotgun sequence contains the following coding sequences:
- the LOC124944964 gene encoding uncharacterized protein LOC124944964 — MANKKASLVFGLIVEGVGAVNLKHKALKTIQSDDKDIIDCIDIYKQPIFDDPSFKTLQMEPSSYPNGPNMTNANEIFQNWNKNGECPDKTVPIRRSNSTIHCKEKYVSPFMNITQRLDEYKSAHEYAIVRTLDGAYHGGHADLLTWGPKTEENEFSLSQIWIASKPGQDFNSIEAGWIVYPKRYGDHQTRFFIYWTANNYQSIGCYDMDCIGFVQTNKKIALGAAFPVSIYNGEQHSILINIFKDKVTGNWWLQLQGITLGYWPGTQLKNLANGANQIAWGGEVVNNKSAGHHTTTQMGNGHFAEEGVGKAGYFKNLKVVDGSNNVVVPAGLRKSMTNSTCYDVNLLTDSFFYGGVGFSPKCM; from the exons ATGGCGAACAAGAAAG cgTCACTAGTTTTTGGACTAATTGTTGAAGGTGTTGGTGCTGTGAATCTGAAACATAAAGCTCTCAAAACCATTCAG AGTGACGATAAAGATATTATTGATTGTATTGATATATACAAACAACCCATCTTCGATGATCCCTCGTTCAAAACATTGCAG ATGGAGCCAAGCTCATACCCCAATGGTCCAAACATGACAAATGCAAATGAGATTTTCCAAAATTGGAATAAAAATGGAGAATGTCCAGATAAAACAGTACCTATAAGAAGATCAAATTCAACCATTCATTgcaaagaaaaatatgtttccCCTTTTATGAACATCACTCAAAGATTAGATGAATATAAGTCTGCTCATgag TATGCCATAGTTAGAACTCTAGATGGAGCTTACCATGGGGGGCATGCAGATCTTCTTACGTGGGGACCAAAAACGGAGGAAAATGAATTTAGTTTATCGCAAATTTGGATTGCTTCGAAACCTGGTCAAGATTTCAATAGTATCGAGGCTGGATGGATA gTTTACCCGAAGAGATATGGCGaccatcaaacaagatttttcaTTTATTGGACA GCAAATAATTATCAAAGTATAGGCTGCTATGATATGGACTGCATAGGATTTGtgcaaacaaataaaaaaattgctCTTGGTGCTGCCTTTCCAGTTTCCATCTACAATGGAGAACAACATTCCatccttataaatatttttaag GACAAGGTAACAGGGAATTGGTGGCTTCAACTACAAGGCATCACCTTGGGATACTGGCCTGGAACCCAATTGAAAAACTTAGCTAATGGTGCAAATCAAATCGCATGGGGAGGAGAGGTCGTGAATAATAAATCAGCAGGTCATCACACGACTACTCAAATGGGAAACGGACATTTTGCTGAGGAAGGTGTTGGTAAAGCGGGCTATTTCAAGAACCTTAAAGTAGTAGATGGTTCAAACAATGTTGTAGTTCCTGCTGGTTTAAGAAAATCCATGACGAATTCGACTTGCTATGATGTGAATCTTTTGACAGATTCTTTCTTCTATGGAGGGGTTGGATTCTCACCAAAATGTATGTGA
- the LOC124945123 gene encoding protein EARLY FLOWERING 3-like, translated as MKGNNKDEEKTTGPLFPRLHINDTDKGGPRAPPRNKMALYEQLSIPSHRFNSGSASIITRPPNKVGNFLPSTTPTHAISNKRTSSSISGKPQPGSSSHMGERLHMYSSTEDKPSKNLDGRSQFSVYQSSSATMKPKSYFLHPHNIPMPMRDHDDYRVRHMKMVGHKLRESPRDSPQNNKKGDAASILNRSRILENLSSDSVREESPPPLDPLTQACEGSVLAVESNSDLIKTPIIQPETSVESREKTERIPSVENKACKSPNGLANDSQVSEEQFRFIQSDERGEITSALENPGVEPQFGDKINCPDSAAGLLGHELFWKARRAIVHQQRIFTFQLFELHRIMKVQKLIAASPDLLLFGNKLNSTIPLIPKTDIQKPNPISAPTPMPIGIDGKTPPFYFHQPPGNQWLVPVMSPSEGLIYKPISGAPQTGFMAPIYSSNDLLSSTPYGIPPIGQNTYFPPFGVMPVLSPSVSSSAVEQVSPLPKLQSNGPEDSLPNISQKNSCNISNQKTRSISTYIHKDSTDLQHSTASSPPSRVPFDALPLFPTTPTSVSEQGNSEQRTQVIKVIPHNPKSASESVSRIFKYIQEERMKYD; from the exons ATGAAAGGTAACAACAAAGATGAAGAGAAAACAACGGGTCCTCTATTTCCAAGGCTTCATATCAATGATACTGACAAAGGAGGGCCAAGGGCTCCTCCTAGGAACAAGATGGCTCTTTATGAACAGCTGAGTATCCCTTCTCACAGATTTAATAGTGGATCAGCATCCATAATCACTCGTCCACCCAATAAAGTTGGAAATTTTCTCCCTTCAACAACACCGACCCAT GCTATTTCAAACAAAAGGACATCATCTTCCATTTCTGGTAAGCCACAACCTGGATCATCATCCCATATGGGAGAGAGACTCCATATGTATTCTTCAACTGAGGATAAACCGTCCAAAAATCTGGATGGAAGATCTCAATTTTCAGTTTATCAATCTTCTAGTGCAACAATGAAACCCAAAAGTTATTTTCTCCATCCTCATAATATCCCCATGCCTATGAGAGATCATGATGATTATAGAGTCAGACATATGAAGATGGTTGGACACAAGTTAAGAGAGTCTCCGAGAGATTCTCCCCAGAATAACAAGAAAGGTGATGCAGCATCCATATTAAATAGAAGTCGGATATTAGAGAATTTATCTTCTGATTCAGTGAGGGAAGAATCGCCGCCACCATTGGATCCCCTGACTCAGGCATGTGAAGGTAGTGTACTGGCAGTTGAAAGCAACAGTGATTTGATTAAAACACCGATTATCCAACCTGAAACTTCAGTAGAATCGAGAGAGAAGACGGAGAGAATTCCTTCTGTAGAAAACAAAGCATGCAAAAGTCCTAATGGGCTGGCAAACGATAGCCAGGTCAGTGAAGAACAGTTCAGGTTTATTCAATCAGATGAGAGAGGAGAAATTACTTCTGCATTGGAGAATCCGGGGGTGGAGCCTCAATTTGGTGACAAGATTAATTGTCCAGATTCTGCTGCAGGACTTCTTGGACATGAACTGTTTTGGAAAGCTAGAAGAGCAATTGTCCA TCAGCAGAGAATTTTCACTTTTCAACTCTTTGAACTCCATAGAATAATGAAG GTGCAGAAGTTAATCGCTGCCTCACCAGACTTATTATTATTCGGCAATAAACTCAACTCAACCATacccttgatccccaaaaccgACATCCAAAAGCCAAATCCCATCTCAGCCCCCACACCAATGCCTATAGGAATTGACGGAAAAACACCACCTTTCTATTTTCATCAGCCTCCAGGAAACCAATGGTTAGTCCCCGTTATGTCCCCTTCTGAAGGACTCATTTACAAACCGATTTCTGGAGCTCCTCAGACAGGTTTTATGGCACCCATCTATAGCAGTAACGATCTCTTGTCGTCAACACCTTATGGAATCCCACCAATTGGTCAAAACACATATTTCCCTCCATTCGGGGTGATGCCTGTTTTAAGTCCATCTGTTTCAAGTTCTGCAGTTGAACAAGTCAGTCCATTACCAAAACTCCAATCAAACGGGCCTGAAGATTCTCTACCCAATATTTCTCAAAAGAACTCATGTAACATCTCGAATCAGAAAACAAGATCAATTTCGACGTATATCCATAAAGATAGTACTGACTTGCAGCATAGCACTGCTAGTAGTCCTCCCAGCAGGGTACCATTTGATGCACTTCCATTGTTCCCTACAACGCCTACGTCAGTTTCAGAGCAGGGGAATTCTGAGCAGAGGACGCAAGTGATCAAGGTTATACCTCATAATCCTAAATCAGCATCGGAATCAGTTTCTCGTATTTTCAAGTATATACAAGAAGAGAGGATGAAATATGATTAA